Genomic window (Caldisericia bacterium):
TGCAAGGGTCGTGTGAATTATCTTTCTTGCCATGGCACTCATTGGTTGAAGTACCTGATCTTCTCCTGTTTTCTTTGCCCTTATGGCAGTTTCTATTGCAAGGTTTTTAAGGTAATCAATCTGTTTTCTCTTGTATCCACCAATATCAAGTATAAAGAGTCTTTTATCGTTGAACTTTCTGTGAATTATTGCATTCAATAGATACTGGAGCGATGCAAGAACCTTTCCCTGTTTACCAATGTACAAGGCTTGTTTTTCTTT
Coding sequences:
- a CDS encoding KH domain-containing protein, which gives rise to NQRKSKMKYKFFYLTGKEKDSSKIVKGILSFIFEKLGEKASFEIRERDTEVYINVQLSNKEKQALYIGKQGKVLASLQYLLNAIIHRKFNDKRLFILDIGGYKRKQIDYLKNLAIETAIRAKKTGEDQVLQPMSAMARKIIHTTLANHPSVYTYSIGKEPNRRVVVALKRKS